A single Symbiobacterium thermophilum IAM 14863 DNA region contains:
- a CDS encoding 4Fe-4S dicluster domain-containing protein — translation MGRAATWETWRPDPANTRQHVAMLVDTSECIGCKGCEVACKQWNQNEARINQDPGTYQSHPALDAETWTVIRFFETEEENGMSMWLMQKHSCMHCTDAGCVTACPTDALQYGDYGLVTLNQDACIGCGYCEAACPFDCIHVDRTAWGQRAQKAGKCTFCYDRIAQGMQPACVATCPTDCIKYGDRDALIAWGRERVAQLQAMGYKNANLYGVDEMGGLHHLYVLLEPPETYGLPVAPELSPVLRLWKYVLQPIGKAVLGVGLFGLIVNWLAARRVFKGGLSPHETAESLHD, via the coding sequence ATGGGTCGCGCAGCAACCTGGGAGACCTGGCGGCCTGATCCCGCCAACACCCGGCAGCACGTCGCCATGCTGGTCGACACCTCCGAGTGCATCGGGTGCAAGGGCTGCGAGGTCGCCTGCAAGCAGTGGAACCAGAACGAGGCCCGCATCAACCAGGATCCGGGCACCTACCAGAGCCACCCGGCCCTGGACGCGGAGACCTGGACCGTCATCCGCTTCTTTGAGACCGAAGAAGAGAACGGCATGTCCATGTGGCTGATGCAGAAGCACAGCTGCATGCACTGCACCGACGCGGGCTGCGTCACCGCCTGCCCCACCGACGCCCTGCAGTACGGCGACTACGGCCTGGTGACGCTGAACCAGGATGCGTGCATCGGCTGCGGCTACTGCGAGGCGGCCTGCCCGTTCGACTGCATCCACGTCGACCGGACGGCCTGGGGCCAGCGGGCGCAGAAGGCGGGCAAGTGCACCTTCTGCTACGACCGCATCGCCCAGGGCATGCAGCCCGCGTGCGTCGCCACCTGCCCAACCGACTGCATCAAGTACGGCGACCGCGACGCCCTGATCGCGTGGGGCCGGGAGCGGGTGGCACAGCTTCAGGCCATGGGCTACAAGAACGCCAACCTCTACGGCGTCGACGAGATGGGCGGCCTGCACCACCTCTACGTGCTGCTGGAGCCGCCCGAGACCTACGGCCTGCCGGTCGCCCCCGAACTCTCGCCCGTCCTCCGGCTGTGGAAGTACGTCCTGCAACCCATCGGCAAGGCGGTGCTGGGCGTGGGCCTCTTCGGCCTCATCGTCAACTGGCTCGCCGCCCGGCGGGTCTTCAAGGGCGGCCTCTCGCCCCATGAGACCGCCGAATCGCTGCACGACTAG
- a CDS encoding formate dehydrogenase subunit gamma — protein MARANGSIKKFSRTQVLFHWLYAGSWIVLALTGSIFLWRGNPAEPAAGLGPLLHGSVGQTLRLVHRIAAIGLMSSPLVWLLGDPKTVWPDLKELFTFTKNDLKYMLIAPLYYTTGKGHLPPQGKFNGGHKVNFYVVFLTYFTFIGSGLVMWFGRGAVSDEAFHAAQFIHSLSFWLGSGLFLLHFYLTAVHPFTRRSLSAMVDGWTELQYARLEHGEWVEREIRNGTAQIRESEQAAAAR, from the coding sequence GTGGCGCGCGCGAACGGAAGCATCAAGAAGTTCTCCCGGACCCAGGTGCTGTTCCACTGGCTCTACGCCGGCTCGTGGATCGTCCTCGCCCTGACGGGCTCCATCTTCCTGTGGCGCGGCAACCCCGCGGAGCCGGCCGCCGGCCTCGGTCCGCTGCTGCACGGCAGCGTCGGCCAGACGCTGCGGCTCGTCCACCGCATCGCCGCCATCGGGCTCATGTCCTCCCCGCTGGTCTGGCTGCTGGGGGATCCCAAGACGGTGTGGCCCGACCTGAAGGAGCTCTTCACCTTCACCAAGAACGATCTGAAGTACATGCTCATCGCGCCGCTGTACTACACCACCGGCAAGGGCCACCTGCCGCCCCAGGGCAAGTTCAACGGCGGCCACAAGGTCAACTTCTACGTGGTCTTCCTCACCTACTTCACCTTCATCGGCTCCGGCCTGGTGATGTGGTTCGGCCGGGGCGCGGTGAGCGACGAGGCGTTCCACGCCGCCCAGTTCATCCACTCGCTCAGCTTCTGGCTGGGGTCGGGCCTGTTCCTCCTCCACTTCTACCTGACCGCCGTCCATCCGTTCACCCGCCGCTCCCTCTCCGCGATGGTCGACGGCTGGACGGAGCTCCAGTACGCCAGGCTGGAGCACGGCGAGTGGGTCGAGCGCGAGATCCGCAATGGCACGGCCCAGATCCGGGAGAGCGAGCAGGCGGCCGCGGCCCGCTGA
- a CDS encoding formate dehydrogenase accessory protein FdhE, producing MQSLEFLRAWRERARALEAELPGPERLPAPEEAEAALGRGEPLITLVEPPIDPDRFTAVLADLASLYAESRADARPLAEGLRALPPAEQRTLAEVLVRAGDAAEWAARLGVDEGLLLTLGGLALQPFMARFARAVRAVAPLHGWRRIHCPVCGASPDLCRIDPDNYRYLHCPQCDTQWEHHRLTCAVCGSDDVRRVSILTLADLEPWRVEVCDRCGGYIKTLDQRHGGHLAMPNVDLYLEDARTLQLDLLAEQEGYRRGGRAQ from the coding sequence ATGCAGTCGCTGGAGTTCCTGCGCGCCTGGCGCGAGCGGGCGCGCGCCCTGGAAGCCGAACTGCCCGGGCCGGAGCGACTTCCCGCCCCGGAGGAGGCCGAGGCAGCGCTCGGCCGTGGGGAGCCGCTGATCACCCTGGTAGAGCCGCCCATCGACCCGGACCGCTTCACCGCCGTGCTCGCCGACCTGGCCTCCCTGTATGCGGAGAGCAGGGCCGATGCCCGCCCCCTGGCCGAGGGGCTCAGGGCTCTGCCGCCGGCGGAGCAGCGCACCCTCGCGGAGGTCCTGGTGCGCGCAGGCGATGCCGCCGAGTGGGCGGCCCGCCTGGGCGTGGACGAAGGGCTGCTCCTCACCCTGGGCGGCCTGGCCCTGCAGCCCTTCATGGCCCGCTTCGCCCGGGCGGTGCGCGCCGTTGCGCCCCTGCACGGCTGGCGGCGCATCCACTGCCCGGTGTGCGGCGCCTCCCCGGACCTCTGCCGCATCGACCCCGACAACTACCGGTACCTGCACTGCCCGCAGTGCGACACCCAGTGGGAGCACCACCGGCTCACGTGCGCCGTCTGCGGCAGCGACGACGTGCGCCGAGTCAGCATCCTGACCCTGGCCGACCTGGAGCCCTGGCGGGTGGAGGTCTGCGACCGGTGCGGCGGCTACATCAAGACGCTGGACCAGCGGCACGGCGGCCACCTGGCCATGCCCAACGTTGACCTGTACCTCGAGGACGCCCGGACCCTCCAGCTGGACCTGCTGGCGGAGCAGGAGGGGTATCGTCGGGGAGGGCGGGCGCAGTGA
- a CDS encoding SLBB domain-containing protein, which translates to MTHLLIEPAQEGREDLAAYRARGGYAGLEAARTRGSGWVLEQVTRAGLRGRGGSGDGRPIGQKWQRVAASRVPERYVVANAAESQAVSRKDRYLLARFPHRVLEGLLIAAQALGAREAYLYVRGDSPEALDGARDAVAEAGAAGLLGGVSVTVQPSAPTAVSGEETAILDALEGLEGYPQPKPPRPEEIGLRGRPTLVQNAESLAAVAALFRLGVDRVRAVGTPTCPGTALFTVTGAVDRPGVYEVPHGTPLAQLLALAGAPPREEILAVLPGGLGSGPLRPDELDVPLTYEDLAALGSSLGNSAVVVFRRADATLPDLVRENVALLARGSCGQCRGCREGHEGLLRALEAGDATEARRRAEVLLYGRGNCAFPTGTARFALRALQEFPAFARP; encoded by the coding sequence GTGACCCATCTGCTGATCGAACCGGCGCAGGAAGGGCGCGAGGACCTGGCCGCGTACCGGGCGCGCGGCGGCTACGCCGGGCTGGAGGCAGCGCGGACGCGGGGCAGCGGCTGGGTCCTGGAGCAGGTGACCCGCGCGGGCCTCCGGGGCCGGGGCGGCAGCGGCGACGGCCGGCCCATCGGCCAGAAGTGGCAGAGGGTGGCGGCCTCCCGGGTTCCCGAGCGGTACGTGGTGGCCAACGCCGCCGAATCCCAGGCCGTCAGCCGGAAGGACCGCTACCTGCTCGCCCGCTTCCCCCACCGGGTGCTGGAGGGGCTGCTGATCGCCGCCCAGGCCCTCGGCGCCCGGGAGGCGTATCTGTACGTGCGCGGCGACTCGCCGGAAGCCCTGGACGGCGCCCGCGACGCCGTGGCCGAGGCCGGCGCCGCCGGCCTGCTGGGCGGCGTGTCCGTGACCGTCCAGCCCTCGGCGCCCACGGCGGTGTCGGGGGAGGAGACCGCGATCCTGGACGCCCTGGAAGGGCTGGAAGGCTACCCGCAGCCCAAGCCGCCCCGGCCGGAGGAGATCGGCCTGCGGGGCCGGCCGACCCTGGTGCAGAACGCGGAGAGCCTGGCCGCCGTCGCCGCGCTGTTCCGGCTGGGTGTGGACCGGGTCCGCGCCGTCGGCACCCCCACCTGCCCGGGGACAGCCCTTTTCACCGTCACCGGCGCCGTGGACCGGCCGGGGGTGTACGAGGTGCCCCACGGCACCCCGCTGGCCCAGCTTCTGGCCCTGGCCGGGGCGCCGCCGCGGGAGGAGATCCTGGCCGTGCTGCCCGGAGGGCTGGGCTCGGGGCCGCTGCGGCCGGACGAACTGGACGTGCCCCTGACCTACGAGGACCTGGCGGCCCTGGGAAGCAGCCTGGGCAACTCGGCCGTGGTCGTCTTCCGCCGGGCGGATGCGACGCTGCCGGATCTGGTGCGGGAGAACGTGGCGCTGCTGGCCCGGGGCTCATGCGGCCAGTGCCGCGGCTGCCGGGAGGGGCACGAGGGGCTGCTGCGGGCGCTGGAGGCGGGCGACGCGACGGAGGCCCGCCGGCGAGCGGAAGTCCTGCTCTACGGGCGGGGAAACTGCGCCTTCCCCACCGGAACCGCCCGCTTTGCCCTGCGAGCGCTGCAGGAGTTCCCGGCCTTTGCCCGGCCGTAG
- a CDS encoding thioredoxin family protein — translation MPVVSPERFATGLTWSEYLAGATEHKERRQAVYASVTFTPEQQAALAALRPLGLKVLVLEEYWCGDAARTGPLLARFAEEAGMEARWFFRDQNLDIMDQYLENGTSRAIPCFIFMDRNCEYIVHWGSRPRAVKEAVRPLQPLPPQGDPARPAAFERFVAVLSEAYDRVMPHGVTDELLEVLNSALRKSASGGA, via the coding sequence GTGCCGGTCGTATCGCCTGAGCGGTTTGCCACGGGGCTCACGTGGAGCGAGTACCTGGCCGGGGCGACGGAGCACAAGGAACGGCGGCAGGCGGTCTATGCGTCCGTCACCTTCACGCCGGAGCAGCAGGCCGCCTTGGCGGCGCTGCGCCCGCTGGGGCTGAAGGTGCTGGTGCTGGAGGAGTACTGGTGCGGCGACGCCGCCCGGACGGGCCCCCTGCTGGCCCGGTTCGCGGAGGAGGCCGGGATGGAGGCCCGCTGGTTCTTCCGGGACCAGAACCTGGACATCATGGACCAGTACCTGGAGAACGGCACCTCCCGGGCGATCCCGTGCTTCATCTTCATGGACCGGAACTGTGAGTACATCGTGCACTGGGGCAGCCGCCCCCGCGCGGTGAAGGAGGCGGTGCGGCCGCTGCAGCCGCTGCCGCCCCAGGGGGATCCGGCTCGGCCGGCGGCCTTCGAGCGGTTTGTGGCCGTCCTCTCCGAAGCCTATGATCGGGTGATGCCCCACGGCGTCACGGACGAGCTGCTGGAAGTCCTGAACTCGGCCCTGCGCAAGTCGGCATCAGGCGGAGCATAG
- a CDS encoding V4R domain-containing protein has translation MEQGRRTLPWDALGDVAAGRPHLGPMARLEICRLMQLSLCFVPEEQLGREAADRLLPEAGQAAGSAFADRLLGPMTSLSDYVRRLQATFREYGVGIVRVEEADPEQGRFVFTVEEDMDCSGLPETDRDICKFDEGFLAGLLERSMGRRYRVTEVDCWCAGARVCRFVAEAVTRS, from the coding sequence ATGGAGCAAGGAAGACGCACCCTTCCCTGGGATGCACTCGGAGACGTAGCCGCGGGACGCCCTCACCTGGGACCCATGGCCCGGCTGGAGATCTGCCGTCTCATGCAGCTCAGCCTTTGTTTCGTGCCGGAGGAGCAGCTGGGCCGGGAGGCGGCCGACCGGCTGCTGCCTGAGGCCGGACAGGCCGCGGGCTCAGCGTTCGCGGACCGGCTGCTGGGTCCGATGACTTCCCTTTCCGATTATGTGCGCAGGCTGCAGGCCACTTTCCGGGAGTACGGCGTTGGCATCGTGCGCGTCGAGGAGGCCGATCCGGAACAGGGGCGGTTCGTCTTCACCGTCGAAGAGGACATGGACTGCTCGGGTCTTCCCGAGACGGACAGGGACATCTGCAAGTTCGACGAGGGGTTTCTCGCCGGCCTTCTGGAGCGCTCCATGGGACGCCGGTACCGGGTGACCGAGGTGGACTGCTGGTGCGCGGGGGCGCGGGTCTGCCGGTTCGTGGCGGAGGCGGTGACGCGGTCATGA
- a CDS encoding sensor domain-containing diguanylate cyclase, with protein MTDKTSLDHAVEALRGLLADPKADAEPPPELQHHAGFAALYRDLSALRPHLTRICQGDLSHPIHEQGPLAGCRKSLQARLRHLTWQVQMVAAGDFSQRGESLGEFSTAFNEMTEALARARAELQRSEARYRLLAEHVADVIVTLDGEGRFLYVSPSAQALLGYAPDELAGRPLCDITPSAEAPRPGTVVELTVRCRDGTTRWAEVNTAALPPGAGDGAVLVCVFRDISARKRLESDLKHLATTDGLTGAYNRRSFVEVCGQELQRADRRARPTSLLLMDIDHFKRLNDRFGHAAGDEVLRQIVETGRRVLRSEDVVGRIGGDEFAVLLPATTLEQAGRVAEQLRTTYERLAVPARGGTATFTVSFGVAEWKPHLRTVEELLQRADRALYAAKNAGRNCVRTEEACGGRPQQDPPPQGRNCIVLKR; from the coding sequence ATGACGGACAAGACGTCCCTGGATCACGCCGTGGAGGCGCTGCGCGGGCTGCTCGCCGACCCGAAGGCCGATGCAGAGCCGCCGCCGGAGCTGCAGCATCACGCAGGTTTTGCCGCACTGTACAGGGATCTGAGCGCCTTACGCCCCCATCTGACCCGCATCTGCCAGGGCGACCTCAGTCACCCGATCCACGAACAGGGGCCGCTCGCCGGCTGCCGGAAGTCGCTGCAGGCCCGGCTCCGCCACCTCACGTGGCAGGTGCAGATGGTCGCGGCAGGCGACTTCTCCCAGCGGGGCGAGTCCCTTGGGGAGTTCTCCACTGCCTTCAACGAGATGACCGAAGCCCTCGCCAGGGCCCGGGCGGAGCTGCAGCGGAGCGAGGCCCGCTACCGTCTGCTGGCCGAGCACGTGGCCGACGTCATCGTCACGCTGGACGGCGAGGGCCGGTTCCTCTATGTGAGCCCCTCCGCCCAGGCGCTCCTGGGCTACGCGCCCGACGAACTCGCCGGCCGCCCGCTCTGCGACATCACCCCGTCTGCGGAGGCTCCCCGCCCCGGCACGGTGGTGGAGCTGACCGTCCGCTGTCGGGACGGAACAACCCGCTGGGCCGAGGTCAACACCGCGGCCCTGCCACCGGGCGCCGGCGACGGAGCCGTCCTGGTCTGCGTTTTCCGCGACATCTCCGCGCGCAAGCGGCTGGAGTCCGACCTGAAGCACCTGGCGACCACGGACGGCCTGACCGGGGCCTACAACCGGCGCTCCTTCGTGGAGGTCTGCGGGCAGGAGCTTCAGAGGGCTGACCGCCGCGCGCGCCCCACCTCCCTCCTGCTCATGGACATCGACCACTTCAAGCGGCTCAACGACCGCTTCGGCCACGCCGCAGGCGACGAGGTGCTCCGGCAGATCGTTGAGACCGGCCGCCGGGTGCTGCGGTCCGAGGACGTGGTCGGCCGGATCGGCGGCGACGAGTTCGCCGTGCTCCTGCCGGCCACCACCCTGGAGCAGGCCGGGAGGGTAGCCGAGCAGCTCCGCACCACCTACGAGCGGCTGGCCGTCCCCGCCCGCGGCGGAACGGCGACGTTCACCGTGAGCTTCGGCGTGGCTGAATGGAAACCGCACCTCCGGACGGTCGAGGAGCTGCTCCAGCGGGCCGACCGCGCCCTGTACGCCGCGAAGAACGCCGGCCGCAACTGCGTCCGGACGGAGGAGGCGTGCGGCGGCCGGCCGCAGCAGGATCCGCCGCCGCAAGGACGAAACTGTATTGTGCTAAAGCGATAA